In Uranotaenia lowii strain MFRU-FL chromosome 2, ASM2978415v1, whole genome shotgun sequence, one genomic interval encodes:
- the LOC129743488 gene encoding uncharacterized protein LOC129743488, translated as MTNTCPLLLIPPPPPPPPPPPPPLGSKVRIAISGPSSVSPSLGHLLEVASIKNKLQNFAFNPSPPVAAEMPRNKKAPASSRSPAESSSQPSGSKRPRSEEDSCPSDHNARLLARNSFATLPVQGAPDQIILKKAKVPPLFTTNKEIASLRNELAASEIHPLFKLCSEGTKIVCSTEDDFNKTRQYLKTKQLEYFTHDSPGNKPLKVVIRGLPEIKPEDIVMELKHLNRKPIKLFPMKRAETGNHRDLLYLAHLEKGSIRMSDLRKVRALFNIIVEWESYHPKKRDVTQCIKCLSFGHGTRNCHMNPRCGRCAGAHETSSCEQMIETSEPKCANCGANHEGFNRACPKRAEFIEIRRKASTRNQNSHNRRQNSPPPPPNTEENFPPLRYNVPNLPPLQLNQPRKNLQSTFSAQHRITNAAAEPSALHVPPSTWRNSGSSTFSSADETLFSLDQMMEFVQAMYKGLSQCRSKEQQIQAATRVLLNFMSQYGP; from the exons aTGACGAATACCTGTCCTCTTCTTTTGAtccctcctcctcctcctcctcctcctcctcctcctcctcctctaGG CTCGAAAGTACGTATCGCGATTTCGGGTCCTAGTAGTGTTTCTCCGTCGCTTGGCCACCTTCTAGAGGTGGCTAGTATTAAAAATAagctgcaaaatttcgcttttaaCCCGTCGCCACCAGTTGCTGCTGAAATGCCGCGCAACAAAAAAGCACCTGCCTCAAGCCGCAGCCCAGCTGAAAGTAGCTCTCAACCCAGTGGTTCAAAACGACCCCGAAGTGAAGAAGATTCCTGCCCATCGGACCACAATGCCAGACTGTTGGCCAGAAACAGTTTTGCCACTCTTCCGGTACAAGGCGCTCCCGATCAGATTATTCTGAAAAAGGCGAAAGTACCGCCGCTATTCACAACTAATAAAGAAATCGCCTCCCTCCGGAACGAGCTCGCAGCTTCTGAAATCCATCCCTTATTCAAGCTTTGCAGCGAGGGCACCAAAATAGTTTGTTCGACCGAAGACGACTTTAACAAAACCCGACAGTATCTCAAAACCAAGCAGCTCGAGTACTTTACCCATGACTCCCCAGGAAACAAGCCATTGAAGGTCGTTATTCGAGGACTGCCAGAAATTAAACCGGAAGACATCGTGATGGAGCTGAAACACCTAAACCGCAAGCCGATCAAATTGTTCCCCATGAAACGTGCTGAAACAGGAAATCATCGAGACCTGCTGTATCTGGCCCATCTTGAGAAAGGTTCCATTAGAATGAGCGACCTCCGCAAAGTGCGAGCTCTCTTCAACATTATTGTTGAGTGGGAGTCTTACCACCCTAAGAAACGCGACGTCACGCAATGTATAAAATGCCTTTCCTTCGGTCACGGGACGCGGAACTGCCACATGAATCCTCGCTGCGGCAGATGTGCCGGTGCGCATGAAACATCGAGCTGCGAACAAATGATCGAAACATCAGAACCGAAGTGCGCCAACTGTGGGGCTAATCACGAAGGATTTAACCGGGCCTGTCCCAAAAGAGCTGAATTTATTGAAATCAGGAGAAAAGCGTCCACCAGGAATCAGAATAGTCACAATCGTCGTCaaaactcccccccccccccgccaaACACAGAGGAAAATTTCCCTCCTCTTCGGTACAACGTGCCGAATCTGCCACCCCTACAGCTGAACCAACCTAGAAAAAACCTACAATCAACCTTCTCCGCACAACATCGAATTACCAACGCTGCCGCAGAACCATCAGCACTTCACGTTCCCCCGTCAACCTGGCGAAACTCAGGCTCCTCGACCTTTTCCTCTGCTGATGAAACTCTTTTTTCTCTAGACCAGATGATGGAATTTGTCCAAGCAATGTACAAAGGACTCAGCCAATGCCGATCTAAGGAACAGCAAATCCAAGCCGCAACTAGAGTGTTGCTAAACTTTATGAGTCAATATGGGCCCTGA